A part of Anolis carolinensis isolate JA03-04 unplaced genomic scaffold, rAnoCar3.1.pri scaffold_10, whole genome shotgun sequence genomic DNA contains:
- the bicra gene encoding BRD4-interacting chromatin-remodeling complex-associated protein isoform X2, with protein sequence MDDEDGRCLLDVICDPQALNDFLHGSEKIDSDDLLDNTGDAASAFFEGAGLHVQESTGNHLNTEQSQPTTSVDLDFLEDDILGSPSGSGGNLQNSDQPCDILQQSLQEANITEQTLEAEAELDLGSFQLPTLQPVVHTASDGTPQIFSSGADLIGLQQPAVLTHQALVQQSVGADVVNKAISVQPFLQQVGLGNVTIQPISNLQGLPNGSPSGALGIGQIQVVGQQVMAINQPAQQIIAKQVQSSQVATMPVGSYITQTAPEQQQVTLASAGVSPQNAGLVIQKNLPAVATTTLNGSSMFGSVSATQGSQPLTVTSNLSSPLMQAQNVIIHRTPTPIQPKPAGVLQQKLYQITPKPFGPNNATLTIQNEAALQQQKAQQNLTFMTGKAGQNVVLSGFPPGLPANMFKQPPQQQQALSKPMSVHLLNQGSSIVIPAQHVPQAMLQGQNQFLLPGQLTGTSAVQIPQQLSALQANMGGQILTTSHPSGQTHIITSQGPGGQLITNQALPAQILTNQNLASQLNLGQVLTSQNAHGTAHILSAPIQLQPGQVGQPTLFQMPVSLAGSLTTQSQPTVAASLAGSAINQAGQTVIQGVTLPNHMAMLNATENLNPTVTIQAPPSASSQSPNLIQPQATSNTNLLASNDPANILTVQPTSQSTSAPAQLQLNLQQQTPPPQQPAQLPGTSQSSPNLVASSPEKIILGQTAAGTVISQDSMQMFLQQKDRSQQQQQQQFYPSTLKVQQENALNESTVSPHLSMPLPIYSIATTALSTTSSVPASVIVSSSVGTILQPPASRELNQNHSLPPVESKIPPFSAGPSQQALACQLPSGQQKLPGASPSHSLPHPSMGESPQLQPTHLSQMQSPHQSRPPSQPQPLSRPPSRPHSRPPSQPQTLSRPPSEPLSRSCTPQTQMQNLYVIQNQIASSPHGPNQHPLRPPSQPQVPFQAPQAQPEGQPQLTTPAHLQLQVQLAPQLQPQVETQVQARLQPQIHAPSEVQHTHSPHFQLQFSAQGPIKPTPTQTLHLTPEQQRSFQMVPNQFQALSAIPATIPHQKQLTDRFQQVPQGIILQTKQPTSTSQASPVLSQFSNQSSSVLVSSQGQQQVTVMTTQAPSVHSHASVSTTIQPSSAGSGKAVSVLEKGQIQRERGGGGNGGGGQPAQPTALLQQQTPVLVKSVSVSVSGAAPVDNKVFSSSSITMPGSKAASGQGKPAVSLAIQQPVQAKPGVISSVSGQNLGKSPLQLQAVGKSLPQLMPSAPAQMQQPFDSKLGSLKKPPPMLQPSKEACFLEQLHKHQGAVLHPDYKTSFRSFEDALQRLLPYHVYQGTLPSPHDYRKDEEFEMVSTQLLRRTQAMLNKYRLLLLEESRRVSPSAEMVMIDRMFIQEEKTTLALDKQLAKEKPDEYVSSSSRSQSFASSLAQGSVPSNVTSASENLKVPPVQMATQINPTKLVIKHSGGSPSVTWAKASPSLDADEDTLPSRSKPPIKTYEARSRIGLKLKIKQEAGLSKVVHNTALDPVHQTPPPICTVIKTVDQHSSASTVTTAATTTATSMAGQMNGTVDHIAATPMEKKPIVTYCRLPLRKTYRENVDAFVAEKAPEAGLKGSTSKADMVPSTLIIKQDGGSRSVITSHKTHESSSVTVVEKGRPEENTKHTFFNRSDARSLVMHEGPAAPKTDDSASGLMKELAEVEDEFYHRMIKTEPPDHGSATELTWEVPLPPAKRRKSESFDVDNASFSSDSPPDDSLNEHLQSAIDSILNLQQPQAGGQNTRTPSSSYNSSSSPFSSPVHRTDTYLAPNHNGGLGARTLNR encoded by the exons ATGGATGATGAGGATGGCCGATGCTTGTTAGATGTAATTTG tgATCCTCAGGCCTTGAATGATTTTTTACATGGATCTGAAAAG ATTGACAGTGATGATCTCCTGGACAACACAGGAGATGCAGCCAGTGCCTTCTTTGAGGGTGCTGGG CTTCACGTTCAGGAATCCACTGGCAATCATTTGAACACTGAGCAGAGCCAGCCCACAACAAGTGTTGACTTAGACTTCTTGGAAGATGACATCCTGGGATCACCTTCAGGGAGTGGGGGCAACCTGCAAAATTCAGACCAACCCTGTGACATTCTCCAGCAGAGCTTGCAAGAGGCAAACATTACCGAGCAGACTCTGGAAGCAGAAGCAGAATTGGACCTGGGGTCTTTCCAGCTCCCTACGCTCCAGCCAGTGGTCCATACTGCCTCTGATGGCACGCCCCAGATTTTTTCCAGCGGGGCTGACCTCATTGGACTGCAGCAGCCCGCAGTGTTGACTCATCAGGCACTGGTCCAGCAATCAGTAGGGGCTGATGTAGTCAACAAGGCCATCAGTGTTCAGCCTTTTCTCCAGCAAGTGGGTTTGGGGAACGTCACCATCCAGCCAATTTCCAATCTACAAGGGCTACCCAATGGAAGTCCCAGCGGGGCATTGGGCATTGGGCAGATTCAAGTGGTGGGCCAGCAAGTCATGGCAATTAACCAGCCTGCTCAGCAGATCATTGCGAAGCAAGTCCAGTCTTCCCAAGTAGCTACTATGCCAGTTGGTAGTTACATCACCCAGACTGCCCCAGAGCAGCAGCAGGTCACCCTTGCCTCTGCTGGGGTTTCTCCGCAGAATGCTGGGCTTGTTATCCAGAAGAACCTCCCAGCAGTAGCCACGACAACACTGAACGGAAGCTCCATGTTTGGGAGTGTATCCGCTACACAGGGCTCCCAGCCTCTCACCGTCACGTCCAACTTGAGTAGCCCACTTATGCAAGCCCAAAATGTGATCATCCATCGGACGCCCACACCAATTCAGCCCAAACCAGCTGGAGTCCTCCAGCAAAAGTTGTATCAGATTACCCCGAAACCATTTGGTCCCAACAATGCTACCCTAACCATCCAGAATGAGGCCGCCCTCCAACAACAGAAAGCCCAGCAGAATTTAACCTTTATGACTGGGAAAGCAGGGCAGAATGTGGTTCTTTCTGGCTTCCCACCAGGGCTCCCTGCCAACATGTTCAAGCAGCCCCCACAGCAGCAGCAGGCTCTGAGTAAGCCCATGAGTGTCCATTTGCTGAATCAAGGCAGCAGCATTGTTATTCCGGCACAGCATGTCCCACAGGCCATGTTGCAGGGTCAGAACCAGTTCCTTCTCCCAGGTCAGCTCACAGGCACGTCTGCAGTTCAGATTCCTCAGCAGCTTTCAGCCCTGCAGGCTAACATGGGAGGCCAGATTTTAACAACCTCTCATCCTAGTGGTCAAACTCATATCATCACTAGCCAAGGACCTGGTGGGCAGCTAATAACCAATCAAGCACTACCTGCTCAAATCCTCACCAATCAGAATTTAGCAAGCCAGCTGAACTTGGGGCAAGTCCTAACATCACAGAATGCACATGGGACAGCCCACATTCTTTCTGCTCCTATCCAGCTGCAACCAGGGCAGGTTGGTCAACCCACTCTCTTCCAGATGCCTGTCTCCCTGGCTGGTAGCCTGACAACTCAGAGCCAGCCTACTGTTGCAGCCTCCCTGGCTGGCAGTGCCATCAATCAGGCTGGCCAGACTGTTATCCAAGGAGTCACCCTTCCTAACCACATGGCTATGTTAAATGCCACTGAGAACCTCAACCCAACCGTTACCATTCAAGCACCCCCCAGTGCCAGCAGCCAGAGTCCCAATCTTATTCAGCCACAAGCAACCTCCAATACCAACCTGCTGGCAAGCAACGACCCAGCAAACATATTAACCGTCCAGCCCACTTCCCAATCCACATCTGCTCCTGCCCAGCTTCAGCTGAATCTACAACAACAAACCCCACCACCTCAACAGCCAGCACAACTTCCTGGGACTTCTCAGTCCAGTCCTAACTTGGTGGCATCTAGTCCTGAAAAGATTATCTTGGGCCAGACAGCTGCTGGAACTgtcatctcccaggattccatgcagATGTTCCTTCAGCAG AAGGACCGGagccagcaacagcagcagcaacaattttATCCATCAACCCTGAAAGTGCAGCAGGAGAATGCTCTGAATGAATCTACAGTTTCTCCCCACCTGTCCATGCCTCTGCCCATCTACAGCATAGCCACCACCGCACTCAGCACCACAAGCAGTGTCCCGGCCTCGGTGATAGTCAGCAGCAGCGTAGGCACAATTCTGCAGCCGCCTGCCAGCCGAGAGCTGAACCAGAACCACAGCCTGCCACCAGTGGAATCCAAAATACCTCCGTTCTCAGCTGGCCCTTCCCAGCAGGCACTAGCTTGCCAG TTGCCTTCAGGGCAACAGAAACTCCCTGGAGCCTCCCCATCCCATTCTCTACCTCATCCCTCCATGGGGGAGAGTCCCCAGCTCCAGCCCACACATCTTTCACAGATGCAGTCTCCACACCAATCCCGTCCTCCTTCGCAGCCTCAGCCTCTGTCCCGGCCCCCTTCCCGGCCTCACTCAAGACCCCCTTCCCAACCTCAGACCTTATCCAGGCCTCCTTCTGAGCCCTTGTCACGGTCTTGCACCCCACAGACTCAAATGCAGAACTTATACGTGATCCAGAATCAAATTGCTTCTTCCCCTCATGGGCCTAACCAGCATCCCCTGCGGCCCCCCTCTCAGCCTCAGGTACCATTCCAAGCACCGCAGGCCCAACCGGAGGGGCAGCCTCAGCTGACCACACCCGCACATCTGCAGTTACAGGTTCAGCTTGCCCCCCAGCTCCAGCCCCAGGTTGAGACCCAAGTGCAGGCTCGGCTCCAACCCCAAATCCATGCTCCATCTGAGGTGCAGCATACCCATTCTCCCCATTTCCAGCTTCAGTTCTCTGCCCAGGGCCCCATCAAGCCCACGCCGACTCAGACGCTTCATCTCACCCCTGAACAGCAGAGGAGTTTCCAGATGGTCCCGAACCAGTTTCAGGCTCTCTCTGCAATTCCAGCTACCATACCTCATCAGAAGCAGCTCACAGACCGTTTTCAGCAG GTTCCGCAGGGAATTATCCTACAAACAAAACAGCCAACATCCACTAGCCAAGCATCACCTGTGCTTAGCCAGTTCAGCAACCAGTCCTCTTCAGTCCTAGTTAGTAGCCAAGGACAGCAGCAGGTCACAGTGATGACAACTCAGGCACCATCAGTTCACAGCCATGCTTCTGTCTCCACCACAATTCAGCCTTCCAGCGCTGGGTCTGGCAAAGCAGTATCCGTGCTTGAAAAGGGGCAAATACAAAGAGAAAGAGGTGGCGGTGGCAACGGAGGAGGAGGGCAGCCTGCTCAACCAACAGCACTCCTCCAGCAGCAAACACCTGTGTTGGTCAAATCAGTTTCAGTGT CAGTTTCTGGTGCAGCCCCTGTGGACAACAAAGTCTTTTCCAGCAGTTCCATTACTATGCCTGGAAGCAAAGCAGCCTCAGGGCAAGGAAAACCTGCAGTTTCTCTCGCCATACAGCAACCAGTTCAG GCTAAGCCTGGAGTCATTAGCTCTGTGTCAGGCCAGAATCTTGGGAAAAGTCCACTTCAACTCCAAGCAGTTGGAAAGAGTTTGCCACAGCTCATGCCTTCAGCACCTGCCCAAATGCAGCAGCCG TTTGATAGCAAGCTTGGTAGCCTGAAAAAGCCACCTCCGATGCTACAGCCCAGTAAGGAAGCTTG TTTCTTGGAGCAGCTGCATAAACACCAGGGGGCAGTGCTTCACCCTGATTACAAAACCTCATTTCGGTCCTTTGAAGATGCTTTGCAGAGGCTCCTACCATACCATGTCTACCAAGGAACACTGCCTTCTCCTCATGACTATCGGAAAG ATGAAGAATTTGAAATGGTGTCAACACAGCTGTTGAGACGCACACAAGCCATGCTGAACAAATATCGCCTGCTGCTCTTAGAGGAATCACGG agagTCAGTCCTTCAGCAGAGATGGTGATGATTGATCGGATGTTCATACAGGAGGAAAAGACCACCTTAGCTCTAGATAAGCAACTAGCCAAGGAAAAGCCAG ATGAATATGTTTCCTCCTCTTCGCGGTCACAGAGTTTTGCCTCATCTCTGGCTCAGGGCTCCGTGCCCAGCAATGTCACTTCAGCTTCTGAGAACCTGAAGGTTCCTCCAGTGCAGATGGCAACCCAGATCAACCCCACAAAATTGGTCATCAAGCACAGCGGAGGCTCCCCCTCAGTCACATGGGCCAAGGCCTCTCCCTCACTGGATGCTGATGAGGATACCTTACCCTCCAGGAGCAAGCCGCCCATCAAAACCTATGAAGCCCGGAGTCGGATTGGACTGAAACTGAAGATCAAGCAAGAGGCTGGACTTAGCAAAGTGGTTCACAACACTGCCTTGGACCCGGTTCACCAGACACCGCCACCTATCTGCACAGTGATTAAAACGGTGGATCAACACTCATCCGCTTCAACGGTCACCACTGCCGCCACCACCACCGCCACCTCAATGGCAGGGCAAATGAATGGGACAGTTGACCACATCGCTGCCACTCCAATGGAGAAAAAACCCATTGTAACTTACTGCAGGCTTCCTCTTCGGAAGACATATCGGGAGAATGTGGATGCCTTTGTAGCAGAAAAAGCCCCTGAGGCTGGCCTGAAAGGTAGTACCTCAAAAGCTGACATGGTGCCAAGCACCCTGATCATCAAGCAGGATGGGGGGTCCAGGAGCGTCATTACCTCCCACAAGACTCATGAGAGTTCCTCTGTGACTGTAGTGGAGAAGGGCAGGCCAGAGGAAAACACCAAACATACCTTTTTCAACCGGAGTGACGCCCGTTCCCTCGTGATGCACGAAGGCCCCGCTGCACCCAAGACTGACGATTCAGCCAGTGGCCTTATGAAGGAATTAGCAGAGGTTGAGGACGAGTTTTATCACCGAATGATAAAGACCGAGCCACCTGACCATGGTTCTGCCACTGAACTCACATGGGAGGTGCCCCTGCCCCCAGCCAAACGCCGGAAGTCAGAATCTTTTGATGTGGACAATGCCAGTTTCTCTAGCGACAGTCCCCCAGATGACTCGCTTAACGAGCATCTACAGAGCGCCATTGACAGCATCCTGAATTTACAGCAACCTCAGGCTGGGGGTCAGAACACCCGAACACCCTCCTCTTCTtacaactcctcctcctcccctttctccTCCCCTGTCCACCGCACAGACACATACCTTGCCCCCAATCACAATGGTGGCCTTGGAGCAAGGACGTTGAACAGATAA
- the bicra gene encoding BRD4-interacting chromatin-remodeling complex-associated protein isoform X3: protein MDDEDGRCLLDVICDPQALNDFLHGSEKIDSDDLLDNTGDAASAFFEGAGLHVQESTGNHLNTEQSQPTTSVDLDFLEDDILGSPSGSGGNLQNSDQPCDILQQSLQEANITEQTLEAEAELDLGSFQLPTLQPVVHTASDGTPQIFSSGADLIGLQQPAVLTHQALVQQSVGADVVNKAISVQPFLQQVGLGNVTIQPISNLQGLPNGSPSGALGIGQIQVVGQQVMAINQPAQQIIAKQVQSSQVATMPVGSYITQTAPEQQQVTLASAGVSPQNAGLVIQKNLPAVATTTLNGSSMFGSVSATQGSQPLTVTSNLSSPLMQAQNVIIHRTPTPIQPKPAGVLQQKLYQITPKPFGPNNATLTIQNEAALQQQKAQQNLTFMTGKAGQNVVLSGFPPGLPANMFKQPPQQQQALSKPMSVHLLNQGSSIVIPAQHVPQAMLQGQNQFLLPGQLTGTSAVQIPQQLSALQANMGGQILTTSHPSGQTHIITSQGPGGQLITNQALPAQILTNQNLASQLNLGQVLTSQNAHGTAHILSAPIQLQPGQVGQPTLFQMPVSLAGSLTTQSQPTVAASLAGSAINQAGQTVIQGVTLPNHMAMLNATENLNPTVTIQAPPSASSQSPNLIQPQATSNTNLLASNDPANILTVQPTSQSTSAPAQLQLNLQQQTPPPQQPAQLPGTSQSSPNLVASSPEKIILGQTAAGTVISQDSMQMFLQQKDRSQQQQQQQFYPSTLKVQQENALNESTVSPHLSMPLPIYSIATTALSTTSSVPASVIVSSSVGTILQPPASRELNQNHSLPPVESKIPPFSAGPSQQALACQLPSGQQKLPGASPSHSLPHPSMGESPQLQPTHLSQMQSPHQSRPPSQPQPLSRPPSRPHSRPPSQPQTLSRPPSEPLSRSCTPQTQMQNLYVIQNQIASSPHGPNQHPLRPPSQPQVPFQAPQAQPEGQPQLTTPAHLQLQVQLAPQLQPQVETQVQARLQPQIHAPSEVQHTHSPHFQLQFSAQGPIKPTPTQTLHLTPEQQRSFQMVPNQFQALSAIPATIPHQKQLTDRFQQVPQGIILQTKQPTSTSQASPVLSQFSNQSSSVLVSSQGQQQVTVMTTQAPSVHSHASVSTTIQPSSAGSGKAVSVLEKGQIQRERGGGGNGGGGQPAQPTALLQQQTPVLVKSVSVFSGAAPVDNKVFSSSSITMPGSKAASGQGKPAVSLAIQQPVQAKPGVISSVSGQNLGKSPLQLQAVGKSLPQLMPSAPAQMQQPFDSKLGSLKKPPPMLQPSKEACFLEQLHKHQGAVLHPDYKTSFRSFEDALQRLLPYHVYQGTLPSPHDYRKVDEEFEMVSTQLLRRTQAMLNKYRLLLLEESRRVSPSAEMVMIDRMFIQEEKTTLALDKQLAKEKPDEYVSSSSRSQSFASSLAQGSVPSNVTSASENLKVPPVQMATQINPTKLVIKHSGGSPSVTWAKASPSLDADEDTLPSRSKPPIKTYEARSRIGLKLKIKQEAGLSKVVHNTALDPVHQTPPPICTVIKTVDQHSSASTVTTAATTTATSMAGQMNGTVDHIAATPMEKKPIVTYCRLPLRKTYRENVDAFVAEKAPEAGLKGSTSKADMVPSTLIIKQDGGSRSVITSHKTHESSSVTVVEKGRPEENTKHTFFNRSDARSLVMHEGPAAPKTDDSASGLMKELAEVEDEFYHRMIKTEPPDHGSATELTWEVPLPPAKRRKSESFDVDNASFSSDSPPDDSLNEHLQSAIDSILNLQQPQAGGQNTRTPSSSYNSSSSPFSSPVHRTDTYLAPNHNGGLGARTLNR, encoded by the exons ATGGATGATGAGGATGGCCGATGCTTGTTAGATGTAATTTG tgATCCTCAGGCCTTGAATGATTTTTTACATGGATCTGAAAAG ATTGACAGTGATGATCTCCTGGACAACACAGGAGATGCAGCCAGTGCCTTCTTTGAGGGTGCTGGG CTTCACGTTCAGGAATCCACTGGCAATCATTTGAACACTGAGCAGAGCCAGCCCACAACAAGTGTTGACTTAGACTTCTTGGAAGATGACATCCTGGGATCACCTTCAGGGAGTGGGGGCAACCTGCAAAATTCAGACCAACCCTGTGACATTCTCCAGCAGAGCTTGCAAGAGGCAAACATTACCGAGCAGACTCTGGAAGCAGAAGCAGAATTGGACCTGGGGTCTTTCCAGCTCCCTACGCTCCAGCCAGTGGTCCATACTGCCTCTGATGGCACGCCCCAGATTTTTTCCAGCGGGGCTGACCTCATTGGACTGCAGCAGCCCGCAGTGTTGACTCATCAGGCACTGGTCCAGCAATCAGTAGGGGCTGATGTAGTCAACAAGGCCATCAGTGTTCAGCCTTTTCTCCAGCAAGTGGGTTTGGGGAACGTCACCATCCAGCCAATTTCCAATCTACAAGGGCTACCCAATGGAAGTCCCAGCGGGGCATTGGGCATTGGGCAGATTCAAGTGGTGGGCCAGCAAGTCATGGCAATTAACCAGCCTGCTCAGCAGATCATTGCGAAGCAAGTCCAGTCTTCCCAAGTAGCTACTATGCCAGTTGGTAGTTACATCACCCAGACTGCCCCAGAGCAGCAGCAGGTCACCCTTGCCTCTGCTGGGGTTTCTCCGCAGAATGCTGGGCTTGTTATCCAGAAGAACCTCCCAGCAGTAGCCACGACAACACTGAACGGAAGCTCCATGTTTGGGAGTGTATCCGCTACACAGGGCTCCCAGCCTCTCACCGTCACGTCCAACTTGAGTAGCCCACTTATGCAAGCCCAAAATGTGATCATCCATCGGACGCCCACACCAATTCAGCCCAAACCAGCTGGAGTCCTCCAGCAAAAGTTGTATCAGATTACCCCGAAACCATTTGGTCCCAACAATGCTACCCTAACCATCCAGAATGAGGCCGCCCTCCAACAACAGAAAGCCCAGCAGAATTTAACCTTTATGACTGGGAAAGCAGGGCAGAATGTGGTTCTTTCTGGCTTCCCACCAGGGCTCCCTGCCAACATGTTCAAGCAGCCCCCACAGCAGCAGCAGGCTCTGAGTAAGCCCATGAGTGTCCATTTGCTGAATCAAGGCAGCAGCATTGTTATTCCGGCACAGCATGTCCCACAGGCCATGTTGCAGGGTCAGAACCAGTTCCTTCTCCCAGGTCAGCTCACAGGCACGTCTGCAGTTCAGATTCCTCAGCAGCTTTCAGCCCTGCAGGCTAACATGGGAGGCCAGATTTTAACAACCTCTCATCCTAGTGGTCAAACTCATATCATCACTAGCCAAGGACCTGGTGGGCAGCTAATAACCAATCAAGCACTACCTGCTCAAATCCTCACCAATCAGAATTTAGCAAGCCAGCTGAACTTGGGGCAAGTCCTAACATCACAGAATGCACATGGGACAGCCCACATTCTTTCTGCTCCTATCCAGCTGCAACCAGGGCAGGTTGGTCAACCCACTCTCTTCCAGATGCCTGTCTCCCTGGCTGGTAGCCTGACAACTCAGAGCCAGCCTACTGTTGCAGCCTCCCTGGCTGGCAGTGCCATCAATCAGGCTGGCCAGACTGTTATCCAAGGAGTCACCCTTCCTAACCACATGGCTATGTTAAATGCCACTGAGAACCTCAACCCAACCGTTACCATTCAAGCACCCCCCAGTGCCAGCAGCCAGAGTCCCAATCTTATTCAGCCACAAGCAACCTCCAATACCAACCTGCTGGCAAGCAACGACCCAGCAAACATATTAACCGTCCAGCCCACTTCCCAATCCACATCTGCTCCTGCCCAGCTTCAGCTGAATCTACAACAACAAACCCCACCACCTCAACAGCCAGCACAACTTCCTGGGACTTCTCAGTCCAGTCCTAACTTGGTGGCATCTAGTCCTGAAAAGATTATCTTGGGCCAGACAGCTGCTGGAACTgtcatctcccaggattccatgcagATGTTCCTTCAGCAG AAGGACCGGagccagcaacagcagcagcaacaattttATCCATCAACCCTGAAAGTGCAGCAGGAGAATGCTCTGAATGAATCTACAGTTTCTCCCCACCTGTCCATGCCTCTGCCCATCTACAGCATAGCCACCACCGCACTCAGCACCACAAGCAGTGTCCCGGCCTCGGTGATAGTCAGCAGCAGCGTAGGCACAATTCTGCAGCCGCCTGCCAGCCGAGAGCTGAACCAGAACCACAGCCTGCCACCAGTGGAATCCAAAATACCTCCGTTCTCAGCTGGCCCTTCCCAGCAGGCACTAGCTTGCCAG TTGCCTTCAGGGCAACAGAAACTCCCTGGAGCCTCCCCATCCCATTCTCTACCTCATCCCTCCATGGGGGAGAGTCCCCAGCTCCAGCCCACACATCTTTCACAGATGCAGTCTCCACACCAATCCCGTCCTCCTTCGCAGCCTCAGCCTCTGTCCCGGCCCCCTTCCCGGCCTCACTCAAGACCCCCTTCCCAACCTCAGACCTTATCCAGGCCTCCTTCTGAGCCCTTGTCACGGTCTTGCACCCCACAGACTCAAATGCAGAACTTATACGTGATCCAGAATCAAATTGCTTCTTCCCCTCATGGGCCTAACCAGCATCCCCTGCGGCCCCCCTCTCAGCCTCAGGTACCATTCCAAGCACCGCAGGCCCAACCGGAGGGGCAGCCTCAGCTGACCACACCCGCACATCTGCAGTTACAGGTTCAGCTTGCCCCCCAGCTCCAGCCCCAGGTTGAGACCCAAGTGCAGGCTCGGCTCCAACCCCAAATCCATGCTCCATCTGAGGTGCAGCATACCCATTCTCCCCATTTCCAGCTTCAGTTCTCTGCCCAGGGCCCCATCAAGCCCACGCCGACTCAGACGCTTCATCTCACCCCTGAACAGCAGAGGAGTTTCCAGATGGTCCCGAACCAGTTTCAGGCTCTCTCTGCAATTCCAGCTACCATACCTCATCAGAAGCAGCTCACAGACCGTTTTCAGCAG GTTCCGCAGGGAATTATCCTACAAACAAAACAGCCAACATCCACTAGCCAAGCATCACCTGTGCTTAGCCAGTTCAGCAACCAGTCCTCTTCAGTCCTAGTTAGTAGCCAAGGACAGCAGCAGGTCACAGTGATGACAACTCAGGCACCATCAGTTCACAGCCATGCTTCTGTCTCCACCACAATTCAGCCTTCCAGCGCTGGGTCTGGCAAAGCAGTATCCGTGCTTGAAAAGGGGCAAATACAAAGAGAAAGAGGTGGCGGTGGCAACGGAGGAGGAGGGCAGCCTGCTCAACCAACAGCACTCCTCCAGCAGCAAACACCTGTGTTGGTCAAATCAGTTTCAGTGT TTTCTGGTGCAGCCCCTGTGGACAACAAAGTCTTTTCCAGCAGTTCCATTACTATGCCTGGAAGCAAAGCAGCCTCAGGGCAAGGAAAACCTGCAGTTTCTCTCGCCATACAGCAACCAGTTCAG GCTAAGCCTGGAGTCATTAGCTCTGTGTCAGGCCAGAATCTTGGGAAAAGTCCACTTCAACTCCAAGCAGTTGGAAAGAGTTTGCCACAGCTCATGCCTTCAGCACCTGCCCAAATGCAGCAGCCG TTTGATAGCAAGCTTGGTAGCCTGAAAAAGCCACCTCCGATGCTACAGCCCAGTAAGGAAGCTTG TTTCTTGGAGCAGCTGCATAAACACCAGGGGGCAGTGCTTCACCCTGATTACAAAACCTCATTTCGGTCCTTTGAAGATGCTTTGCAGAGGCTCCTACCATACCATGTCTACCAAGGAACACTGCCTTCTCCTCATGACTATCGGAAAG TAGATGAAGAATTTGAAATGGTGTCAACACAGCTGTTGAGACGCACACAAGCCATGCTGAACAAATATCGCCTGCTGCTCTTAGAGGAATCACGG agagTCAGTCCTTCAGCAGAGATGGTGATGATTGATCGGATGTTCATACAGGAGGAAAAGACCACCTTAGCTCTAGATAAGCAACTAGCCAAGGAAAAGCCAG ATGAATATGTTTCCTCCTCTTCGCGGTCACAGAGTTTTGCCTCATCTCTGGCTCAGGGCTCCGTGCCCAGCAATGTCACTTCAGCTTCTGAGAACCTGAAGGTTCCTCCAGTGCAGATGGCAACCCAGATCAACCCCACAAAATTGGTCATCAAGCACAGCGGAGGCTCCCCCTCAGTCACATGGGCCAAGGCCTCTCCCTCACTGGATGCTGATGAGGATACCTTACCCTCCAGGAGCAAGCCGCCCATCAAAACCTATGAAGCCCGGAGTCGGATTGGACTGAAACTGAAGATCAAGCAAGAGGCTGGACTTAGCAAAGTGGTTCACAACACTGCCTTGGACCCGGTTCACCAGACACCGCCACCTATCTGCACAGTGATTAAAACGGTGGATCAACACTCATCCGCTTCAACGGTCACCACTGCCGCCACCACCACCGCCACCTCAATGGCAGGGCAAATGAATGGGACAGTTGACCACATCGCTGCCACTCCAATGGAGAAAAAACCCATTGTAACTTACTGCAGGCTTCCTCTTCGGAAGACATATCGGGAGAATGTGGATGCCTTTGTAGCAGAAAAAGCCCCTGAGGCTGGCCTGAAAGGTAGTACCTCAAAAGCTGACATGGTGCCAAGCACCCTGATCATCAAGCAGGATGGGGGGTCCAGGAGCGTCATTACCTCCCACAAGACTCATGAGAGTTCCTCTGTGACTGTAGTGGAGAAGGGCAGGCCAGAGGAAAACACCAAACATACCTTTTTCAACCGGAGTGACGCCCGTTCCCTCGTGATGCACGAAGGCCCCGCTGCACCCAAGACTGACGATTCAGCCAGTGGCCTTATGAAGGAATTAGCAGAGGTTGAGGACGAGTTTTATCACCGAATGATAAAGACCGAGCCACCTGACCATGGTTCTGCCACTGAACTCACATGGGAGGTGCCCCTGCCCCCAGCCAAACGCCGGAAGTCAGAATCTTTTGATGTGGACAATGCCAGTTTCTCTAGCGACAGTCCCCCAGATGACTCGCTTAACGAGCATCTACAGAGCGCCATTGACAGCATCCTGAATTTACAGCAACCTCAGGCTGGGGGTCAGAACACCCGAACACCCTCCTCTTCTtacaactcctcctcctcccctttctccTCCCCTGTCCACCGCACAGACACATACCTTGCCCCCAATCACAATGGTGGCCTTGGAGCAAGGACGTTGAACAGATAA